The following coding sequences lie in one Apteryx mantelli isolate bAptMan1 chromosome 6, bAptMan1.hap1, whole genome shotgun sequence genomic window:
- the BBS5 gene encoding Bardet-Biedl syndrome 5 protein gives MSSVLDALWEDRDVRFDVSAQQMKMRPGEVLIDCLDSVEDTKGNNGDRGRLLVTNLRIIWHSLSLPRVNLSVGYNCIINITTRTANSKLRGQTEALYILTKCNNTRFEFIFTNVIPGSPRLFTSVIAVHRAYETSKMYRDLKLRSALIQNKQLRLLPQEQIYDKINGVWNLSSDQGNLGTFFITNVRIVWHANMNDSFNVSIPYLQIRSIKIRDSKFGLAMVIESSQQSGGYVLGFKIDPVEKLQEAVKEINSLHRVYSANPIFGVDYEMEEKPQPLEDLTVEQVQDDVEIESDEQTDAFVAYFADGNKQHDREPVFSEELGLAIEKLKDGFTLQELWEVIS, from the exons gcaaATGAAAATGAGACCTGGAGAGGTCCTTATAGACTGCTTAGATTCTGTTGAAGATACCAAAGGAAACAATGGAGACAGAG GTAGACTCCTTGTGACAAATTTGCGCATTATTTGGCACTCATTGTCATTGCCTAGAGTCAATCTCT CTGTTGGTTACAACTGCATTATAAATATAACTACAAGAACTGCCAACTca AAATTACGAGGACAGACAGAAGCTCTGTATATATTGACCAAGTGTAACAATACTCGCTTTGAGTTCATCTTTACCAATGTCATTCCTGGGAGTCCCAGGCTCTTCACTTCAGTTATTGCTGTGCACAG agCTTATGAAACTTCTAAAATGTATCGTGATCTGAAGCTTAGAAGTGCACTGATTCAAAACAAGCAACTGAGATTATTACCGCAAGAACAAATATATGATAAAATCAATGGAGTATGGAATCTATCAAGTGACCAG GGAAATTTGGGAACATTTTTTATTACTAATGTGAGGATAGTGTGGCATGCAAATATGAATGATAGCTTTAACGTCAGCATACCATATCTACAAATC CGTTCAATAAAAATACGAGACTCAAAATTTGGCTTGGCAATGGTGATAGAGAGTTCTCAGCAG AGTGGAGGATATGTACTTGGTTTTAAAATAGACCCTGTGGAGAAACTACAGGAGGCAGTGAAAGAAATTAACTCACTTCACAGAGTTTATTCAGCTAACCCTATTTTTGGAGTGGATTATGAAATGGAGGAAAAG CCCCAACCTCTTGAAGACCTAACAGTAGAACAGGTTCAAGATGATGTGGAAATAGAATCTGATGAACAGACAGATGCTTTTGTG gctTACTTTGCTGATGGTAACAAG CAACATGATCGGGAGCCTGTGTTTTCAGAAGAACTAGGACTTGCGATAGAGAAATTAAAGGATGGATTCACACtccaggaactctgggaagtaaTAAGCTGA